The Vibrio bathopelagicus genomic sequence AAACTCACTGCGCCGTAGTGTCCTCTTTATTGACTATTTCTAATAATAGCCCATGTTTCAAATGAGATACCAATCACACTATTTTGGTGAACTCATGAAAATCTCTCAGCTATCAAAGCATGGAATGATCAAACAGTAAGAATTTCCGCCTCACAATGGTAGGATTAGGCTATTACAGAACCTATATCGGAAACACCATGACAAATTCAACACCAATCCGTATCGCTACCAGAAAAAGCCCTCTTGCCCTTTGGCAGGCATACTTTGTAAGGGATGCACTGCAAGCTGCTCACCCTGGTTTAGAGGTTGAGTTGGTAACTATGGTGACCAAAGGTGACATCATCCTAGACACACCACTTGCTAAAGTTGGTGGTAAAGGACTGTTCGTTAAAGAGCTCGAAGTGGCGATGCTAGAAGGTCGTGCTGACCTTGCGGTTCACTCAATGAAAGATGTACCTGTCGACTTCCCTGAAGGTCTAGGTTTGGTAACAATCTGCGAACGTGAAGATCCTCGTGATGCTTTTGTATCAAACACTTACAACAATATTGATGAGCTACCTCAAGGTGCTGTCGTGGGAACATGTAGCCTACGTCGTCAATGTCAGCTATTGGAATATCGCCCTGATTTAATCATCAAGGAACTACGAGGCAACGTTGGTACTCGTCTAGGTAAACTCGATGACGGCCAATACGATGCTATCGTCCTAGCGGCAGCTGGCCTTAAGCGTCTAGAACTTGAAGAGCGTATCCGTAGCTTTATCGAACCAGAACAGTCTCTACCAGCTGTAGGCCAAGGCGCTGTTGGTATTGAATGTCGTCTTGATGATGAGCGTCTGATTAAGCTTCTTGAACCATTGAACCATAAAGATACAGCTGATCGCGTGCTATGCGAACGTGCAATGAACCTAACTCTGGAAGGTGGCTGTCAGGTTCCTATCGGTAGCTACTCACTATTAGACGGCGACAACATCTGGTTGCGTGCTCTTGTCGGTGAACCAGACGGTTCTAAAATGGTTCGCGGCGAGATCTCTGGCTCTCGTAAAGATGCTGAAGCGCTTGGCGTTACTCTGGCGAATCAACTGTTGGATGACGGTGCGAGAGAAATCTTGACCAAGCTCTACGCTGACCAGGAATAATCATGACAGTGTTGGTGACTCGTCCCGGTTCAGAGGGACAATCGCTTTGCCAACAACTAGCGGATGAAGGGATTCAAGCAATCCATCATCCGCTGATTCGTATCGTTGATAATCCAGACTCAGTGGATTTAAGCACCCAGCTTAATAACAGCGATATCATTATTGCAGTCAGTCACCATGCTGTGACCGCAGCCCAAAACATCCTTTCGAAAACCTCATCTATTTGGCCTACTTCGCCGCTTTATCTTGGCGTTGGTCAAAAAACTGCGCACGTTTTAAGCAAAGTCTGTAAACAAAAAGTAAACTACCCTCAAGTTAGTGATAGTGAACACCTTCTTAAACTTACTGAACTTAATGGCGTAGATAATAAATCCATTTTGATACTGCGTGGCAATGGTGGGCGTGAGCTCATTCGAGATTCTTTACTCAATCAAGGTGCACAAGTCTCTTATTGTGAGACCTATCGTAGAGAATATATTCCCATTAGCGACCACAATACCTATCAAACATGGATAAACAAAAACACGTCCAAAGTTGTCATCACTAGTCAGGAGCAATTGGAGTATCTCTGCTCAATTACCCCTGATGAGTATTTGGCTTGGCTTTCAACAAGACAACTATTTGTCCCAAGCCAACGCATAGCAGAACGAGCACAACAACTTGGCTTCTCTAACGTGACCAATACTCAAAGTGCTACGAACCAAATATTACTGGCTGCTCTCCGGCCTTAGCTAGAAACAGGAAATAAGCATGACAAGCAAAAAAAATAATGAGCATATTGAACCTGAACAGAAACAAGACACTCAGCCAGTAGTTGTTGAAAACGAAAAAGCTGAATCTACAGAGACAAAACAGCCTGAACAAAAACTTGATGCCTCTGCGTCAAATACCGCTCAAAATGAACAGCCTCAAGCTGAACATAAAGAGCAAATAGAGAAAGCAGAAAAGCAAGGTAAGCGCGGAGTCAAACTAGGCGCTATTGCGATCGCTATCTCTATTATTTTCAGCGGCGGCATCGCATTTCAAATGCAGCAAAAGAGCGCCGAGTACTCAGCTCAGATCGCAGCTCTTCAAGCACAACTGCAAAATACTCAATCTGCAGTAAATAAAGACCTACAAACCATCAAGCAAGAGACCATCCAAGAAGCGTCACACGCGGTGGAGAAAACTCAGGTCGTACAATCCCAGCAACAGAAGAGCATTCAAAGCCTTCAGTTAGCCGTTGCTGACGTTAAAGGTCGCCGCCCGAATGACTGGTTACTTGCTGAAGCCGATTACCTTGTGAAACTTGCTGGTCGTAAACTGTTCCTCGAGCATGATGCCGTTAGTGCAACCAAACTAATGGAAAGCGCCGATCAACGTATCGCCGCACTGAATGACCCAAGCTTAGTGTCTCTACGCCAATCCATGACCAATGATATAACTAAGCTTCGCACTATCCCTCTGATCGACCGTGATGGCTTAGTTCTGCGTATCACAAGCCTACAACAACAAGTCGATACTCTGCCGCTTGCCAATGCGATTCTCCCAGAGGCTGCAGTTGTAGAGAAAAAAGCCGTATCGCAAGACATCAATGATTGGCAGAACAACCTGATGACCTCGATGAAAGACTTCTCAGAAAACTTCATCACCTTCCGCAGTCGTGATGGTGAAGTCATTCCTCTACTATCACCAGAGCAGCACTTCTACCTGCGTGAAAATATCAAAGGCAAACTAGAGACAGCCATTCGCGCAGTCTACAAAGAGCAAGGCGATATCTACAGTGCAGCACTGCAAACAGCTAACGAGTGGTCGAAGTCGTACCTAAACCAAGATAACAACTCAGTGATTGAGTTTGAGAAGGCAATTAAGCAGCTGAGTGAGCAAAATATTTCTGTGAAATATCCTGTGAAACTTGAGTCTCAAAATGAGTTGTCTGACGTGATTCGTGAACGCCTACGTCGTGAAGTAACCGTTATGACCACGGAGGAAAAATAATGATTCGTTGGATTTTTCTTTTTCTCGTTCTAGGTGCTGGACTCGTTGTTGGTACCCAGTTCTCAGGTCAGCAAGGTTATGTCCTAATCTCAATTGCGAACAAAACGATTGAGATGAGTGTGACAACTCTAGTTATTTTTGTGATTGCGGTTCTAGCGGCTTTGTTCGGCTTAGAATACCTCTTTAAGAAGCTTATTTACGCAAGTTCAACCACTTGGAACTGGTTCAGTGTTCGTAAACTGAAACGCTCTCGTCGTTATACTAATGAAGGCATCATCAAACTTCTTGAAGGTGACTGGAAAGGCGCAGAGAAGAAGGTAACTCGTTGGGCTGCCCACCACGACATGCCGCTACTTTGTTATTTAGTCGCTTCTCAAGCGGCACACGAACAAGGTAATACAGGTGAGCGTGACAAATACATCGAGCTCGCTAGCAAGCAAGACAACTCATTACTTGCCGTTGAGCTAACCAAAGCTAAACAACAGATCAGTGAATCGAACTACGAGGCTGCTTTCGATACACTTTCAACATTGAAAGGTTCGTACCCGAATAACACCGCTGTACTTGGCCTGCTAAAAGCCACTTACATGCAGCTTAAGCTGTGGCAGCCATTGTTAGAGCTAACGCCTAAGCTGGCTAAGAACAAGCTTCTTACAGCTGAAGAGCAAGTTGAGTTGGAACAGAAAGCACAGTGTGGCTTACTTCACGACGTGGCACAGCAGCAAGGTAGTGAAGGTTTAATCAGCCATTGGAACAAGCTTTCAAGAAAGCAGAAACAAAGCTCTCACCTTGTTTCCTGTTTTGTGAAGCAACTGATCGCTCGTAAAGCTGATTCAGAAGCCTTTACAGTAATTAAAGAGAACATTGCGAAGAGTGGTTCAAATGAGCTCTACATGTTGCTTCCTGAGCTAAACCTAGCCGATCACCACCCAGTAGTTGTGATGCTAGAGCGTGCTATCAGTAAAGATGGTAGTAATGCCGAAGCACATAGCGCATTGGCTCAGTTCTACCTAAGAGAACAGAAATGGGCAGAAGCACAAAGTCATTTTGAAAAAGCACTAGCACTTCGCTCTAATGTTTCAGATTACGGATACCTATCTGATGCACTAGAGAAGCAGAATCTAACCAAGGCAGCTCACGAAGTATCTCGTAAAGCACTCGCTTTAGTTCAGCCAGCTTAATCTAATACATCTAAAATGAAGCCGATGTTAAGCATCGGCTTTTTTATGTCTGCAGTTTGCCCTAGATAACTTCCTAAGAACTGATAAGCCAACACTAGAGGATGAGAACAAGAATCTTCCATCCCCCTTATAAACGTCCAACTTAATAGTGACCAAAACTTACGCATAAACAGTCCATTCTTTATTAAACCTACCTAGCTCTTAACCACCTACAACGAACACATATTACTCATTGGCTTTCACATATTCTGAATGCTCTATAAGTACTTATTTTAAGTCGCAGAGTTAAATCACCATGAAATCACTCACAAGGCATCACAAAAACACCGAAAGGTACTTCAGGTCAATCTGTATACAAGTGTTTAGTCAATTGTGAACAAGCACTGTATAAGCCGTTTGAGTGGGCTGAAACCTATGCATAGGCTCTAAGGAATAAGGAACAGATAACTTAGAAGGATTGTAGCTAAAGAAAAAGAAAAGCGTTTCGCGGTAGTTGTCGCTTGATCGAAGTGGGGTCGATATTACAGTGGACTTAACTATTGTAGTCCACACCCCAGCAATACACCTCAAAGCGATAGATCTTGTACCCCTGCTCAACCTTCGTAGTTAAGCTATTGATTCAAGCCTAAAGAAAGGAGTGTATTGCAGCAGACTTCAAACTCTAGATCAAACCGGTGTTGAGATACAACAAAACCCCGCAGTTTAAAGCGAAGCTTAATCATTACGCAGAGTACGATTAACGTAGGGTTTATTTGGAATAGTCACAATGAGTCTTCAACCTGTAAACACATTTAAGGGCGGGACTACCTAGAAACACAAAAAGTCCTGCTATTCTAAATTCAAGAGCTAGTGGCCATGAATAGCCTTTGTGCGGAAGTCGTCGCCAAGAGTTAAAACTCACACCCCAGAAACGACGAAAGCCTAGTTGTAAGACTAGGCTTTCTAATAAGAGGCAGAATAGTTGAAGTTTATGACTTCAGGTAAACCCTCACGGGACTCGTTCGGCCAAAGAGAGGAATTACTATTATTTAGATGTAAAAAAGCCCTGCTATTTCTAGCAGGGCTTTTTTAATAAGTGGCGGAGTGGACGGGACTCGAACCCGCGACCCCCGGCGTGACAGGCCGGTATTCTAACCAACTGAACTACCACTCCGCAGTGGTCAACTCACTAAGTGAGCGTCCATATCTCCAGGTCGGTCAACCTAAAGATTTAATTTAAAGCCTGGCGATGTCCTACTCTCACATGGGGAAACCCCACACTACCATCGGCGCTATTGTGTTTCACTTCTGAGTTCGGCATGGAATCAGGTGGGTCCACAATGCTATGGTCGCCAAGCAAATTTTAAAATTCGGAAAGCTAATCTAAAAGTGTCTCTTCAAACTCATTCAAGGTCTGTCTTTGAGTCCACAAAACCCCTTGGGTGTTGTATGGTTAAGCCTCACGGGCAATTAGTACAGGTTAGCTCAATGCCTCGCAGCACTTACACACCCTGCCTATCAACGTCGTAGTCTACGACAACCCTTTAGGACGCTTATAGCGTCAGGGAAAACTCATCTCAAGGCTCGCTTCCCGCTTAGATGCTTTCAGCGGTTATCGATTCCGAACTTAGCTACCGGGCAATGCCATTGGCATGACAACCCGAACACCAGAGGTTCGTCCACTCCGGTCCTCTCGTACTAGGAGCAGCCCCTTTCAATTTTCCAACGCCCACGGCAGATAGGGACCGAACTGTCTCACGACGTTCTAAACCCAGCTCGCGTACCACTTT encodes the following:
- the hemC gene encoding hydroxymethylbilane synthase produces the protein MTNSTPIRIATRKSPLALWQAYFVRDALQAAHPGLEVELVTMVTKGDIILDTPLAKVGGKGLFVKELEVAMLEGRADLAVHSMKDVPVDFPEGLGLVTICEREDPRDAFVSNTYNNIDELPQGAVVGTCSLRRQCQLLEYRPDLIIKELRGNVGTRLGKLDDGQYDAIVLAAAGLKRLELEERIRSFIEPEQSLPAVGQGAVGIECRLDDERLIKLLEPLNHKDTADRVLCERAMNLTLEGGCQVPIGSYSLLDGDNIWLRALVGEPDGSKMVRGEISGSRKDAEALGVTLANQLLDDGAREILTKLYADQE
- a CDS encoding uroporphyrinogen-III C-methyltransferase, with amino-acid sequence MTSKKNNEHIEPEQKQDTQPVVVENEKAESTETKQPEQKLDASASNTAQNEQPQAEHKEQIEKAEKQGKRGVKLGAIAIAISIIFSGGIAFQMQQKSAEYSAQIAALQAQLQNTQSAVNKDLQTIKQETIQEASHAVEKTQVVQSQQQKSIQSLQLAVADVKGRRPNDWLLAEADYLVKLAGRKLFLEHDAVSATKLMESADQRIAALNDPSLVSLRQSMTNDITKLRTIPLIDRDGLVLRITSLQQQVDTLPLANAILPEAAVVEKKAVSQDINDWQNNLMTSMKDFSENFITFRSRDGEVIPLLSPEQHFYLRENIKGKLETAIRAVYKEQGDIYSAALQTANEWSKSYLNQDNNSVIEFEKAIKQLSEQNISVKYPVKLESQNELSDVIRERLRREVTVMTTEEK
- a CDS encoding uroporphyrinogen-III synthase, whose amino-acid sequence is MTVLVTRPGSEGQSLCQQLADEGIQAIHHPLIRIVDNPDSVDLSTQLNNSDIIIAVSHHAVTAAQNILSKTSSIWPTSPLYLGVGQKTAHVLSKVCKQKVNYPQVSDSEHLLKLTELNGVDNKSILILRGNGGRELIRDSLLNQGAQVSYCETYRREYIPISDHNTYQTWINKNTSKVVITSQEQLEYLCSITPDEYLAWLSTRQLFVPSQRIAERAQQLGFSNVTNTQSATNQILLAALRP
- a CDS encoding heme biosynthesis protein HemY — its product is MIRWIFLFLVLGAGLVVGTQFSGQQGYVLISIANKTIEMSVTTLVIFVIAVLAALFGLEYLFKKLIYASSTTWNWFSVRKLKRSRRYTNEGIIKLLEGDWKGAEKKVTRWAAHHDMPLLCYLVASQAAHEQGNTGERDKYIELASKQDNSLLAVELTKAKQQISESNYEAAFDTLSTLKGSYPNNTAVLGLLKATYMQLKLWQPLLELTPKLAKNKLLTAEEQVELEQKAQCGLLHDVAQQQGSEGLISHWNKLSRKQKQSSHLVSCFVKQLIARKADSEAFTVIKENIAKSGSNELYMLLPELNLADHHPVVVMLERAISKDGSNAEAHSALAQFYLREQKWAEAQSHFEKALALRSNVSDYGYLSDALEKQNLTKAAHEVSRKALALVQPA